ATTACCTTATGTTTTTAGCCGGGATGAAAGTAGACTTAAGAGTGCTTCTTAGAACTGATAAATTAACACTTAATAACACGCTTTTATTTTTAGCTGCATCATATGCTCTTGCTGGGCTTTTTATATATATTTTTAGTCTTAATCTTATATATTTAATAGTTCTTCCGATAATGAGTGTTGGAATTTTATCTACTCTTTATAAAGAGTATGGAAATGACACTAAATGGCTAAATACAGCGATGTTCGTAGGAGTTGTTGGAGAGGTTATAAGTATTGCTTTACTTACGGTTTTTGGTGCTTATATAGAAAATGGATTTGGCGTAAAGCTTTTTATAAATCTTGGCGCATTAATTGGTTTTTTAGTTGTTGTAGGGCTTATTTTTAGGTGGGTTGATGTATTTTTTTGGTGGTTTCCAGATACAAAAAAAGCCCTTATGCCACAATTTGATAAAAACGAAAAAGATATCCGCTTGTCCATATCGCTTCTTTGTATTGTGATTGCTGTTATGATTATTTTAAAGCTTAAAATCGTCATTGGAGCCTTTATAGCAGGAATGTTTATACCTACTTTTTTTGGTTATAAAAAAGACCTTCCAGCTAAACTTGAAAGCTTTGGATTTGGATTTTTAGTTCCGATATTTTTTGCTTATATTGGTTCTACTGTAAATTTAAGCGTTCTTTTTAACCCTATAGTTGCAAAAAGCGTAGTGTTTTTAACGATTCTT
The sequence above is a segment of the Campylobacter corcagiensis genome. Coding sequences within it:
- a CDS encoding cation:proton antiporter, which encodes MNELLILITLAFIIFASPYVATFIKLPTSATEILLGIILGTIGLLPDSQSFKTVADVGFYYLMFLAGMKVDLRVLLRTDKLTLNNTLLFLAASYALAGLFIYIFSLNLIYLIVLPIMSVGILSTLYKEYGNDTKWLNTAMFVGVVGEVISIALLTVFGAYIENGFGVKLFINLGALIGFLVVVGLIFRWVDVFFWWFPDTKKALMPQFDKNEKDIRLSISLLCIVIAVMIILKLKIVIGAFIAGMFIPTFFGYKKDLPAKLESFGFGFLVPIFFAYIGSTVNLSVLFNPIVAKSVVFLTILMLLIRVVPAFVFYKELQSIKEVLLYGVSLGMPLTLLIATATVGYGSGYIGSDAYYSMVLASVLQAIICTTLIKIIYDSKI